One Buteo buteo chromosome 4, bButBut1.hap1.1, whole genome shotgun sequence DNA segment encodes these proteins:
- the NPS gene encoding neuropeptide S has translation MSSNPFYLNCQLHGKSDYCLVLLNNCLAKVGRNEELAFLKPYLEMPFNKRSFRNGVGSGIKKTSFRRAKS, from the exons ATG agCAGCAATCCTTTTTATTTGAATTGCCAGCTGCATGGAAAATCTGATTACTGCCTCGTCCTGCTGAATAACTGCTTAGCCAAGGTGGGCAGGAATGAAGAACTGGCTTTTTTAAAGCCTTACCTGGAGATGCCTTTCAATAAAAGGTCCTTTCGCAACGGTGTTGGatcaggaattaaaaaaacttcCTTTCGAAGAGCAAAGTCATAA